The window attgtgttttttttcccccagataTGAGGATTTTGTGTTCCTTTTTGTCACTACCCAAACAATGGTgacatgttttggtagtgactcTTCTgaacatttggtggagtttcggtagtgacatctttgttttttgggtgttttagatacttttgaacgtcaaagatgctaatcattacatggttagctagcacagttctgattaGTGGTATACATACTGAAACctaatgttatggaataactctccaaaaagtgtgcttaattgcagaaaaaggGTGTTCGTTAGTGACCTTCCTTAAAGTTACAtacagatttttcagacttttaaaCACGTTTACCTCAGAATGATGAGACCCATCTATTCACACCTTGAAGCTATGAGAGAGggggacacaggaatatttcctgatcataaatgtattgGTTTACTTCAGTCTTGGCCAATAGACTAACACATACACTGTTTCCAATATTTGGGGTGAGTAAAATTTATTTAagacattaatacttttattcatcaatgaTGCAATtgattgatcaaaaatgacagtaaagacatgaaTAGTATTAAATTTCACAGTACTACTGTAtctttgatcaaatatatgcatCTTATTAAagaataagagacttctttcaaaaacatgaaatcaAGAATGTTAGTGTATTTAATTGGCACTAATTGTTGCTCATTCTGAGCGTTAGTGTAGAGAAAATGCTAGCATAATTGCACACCTTTGTATGCTAACATGTATAATTCAAAAGATGGAAATGCACAGATCTCAGTAAAATGATTGTAAAATCCcgattgaaaattctgtcacattttttaaaaatgttgaaacatGAAGTAAAAGTTAAGTCAGGTTATGtcacttaattattttataaaggaAAAAATTCTGATTATTCTTTGTTGGTGACATTGTTGATGTTAGTTGTAGCTGTCAGGAGAGTGGTTTCTCAACAAGAGCTTTTGGTTTGTATTTTAAAGGCGGTGGGTACAGCATGACCTTTTATAGCTTGTTAGTGGTGAACTAAGAGCGTGCACAGCATGTCTGAGTGACTCCCATGAAAAACACATGGAAATTGACtcattttattacttaaaaccTTCCCTTGTTGTATCCATTTAGTCCTTGAGAGGGGTTTTGGCTTTGTATTAGACATCCAGAGATGTCCAAACACATCATGGTCAGTTACATTCACTGCTAACAGTTACATTAACAGCTGCTGTCATACTGCAGCTGCTGCTTTGATTGTTAGTCACTACTTTCTCAGTAGATGAGCAGCACAGTACAATTCAGGGCAAATGTGATGAGTGCTTTTGACAACTGTTGTTAAATACTGTCTGTTGTATTTCAGAAGTACAATGCAGACTATGACCTATCAGCAAAGGAGGGCGCAGATACACTTGCCTTTGTCTCTCTACTGGAGGAGAAACTGCTACCTGCACTGGTGAGGACTTGGAGTGAGCAGCAAAAGACAATAATACACTATATGAACAAAACTATTGGAACACATCTCTTAATTATTGAAGTCAGGTGTTTTAGACTGCCACAGGCATATAAAATCAAACGCCTAACCGTGCTGTgaacatttacaaacatttgtgaaaaaaattgGTCATTCTGGGATGTATTTCCCATACAACAATGTGACTcgtttattaaaggagaagtccacttccaaaacaaagattcagatataatgtactcacccccttgtcatctaagatgttgatgtctgtctttcttcagttgtaaagaaattgttttttgaggaaaacacttcaggatttttctccatataatggactgctgtggtgccccaattttgaacttccaaaattcagtttaaatgcagcttgaaacgatcccaaatgcgtttgatcccagtcaaggaagaagggtcttatctagcgaaacgatcggttgttttcataaaaaaatacagtttaaatactttttaatctcaaacactcatcttgtcttgctctgcctgaactctgtgttttctggctcaagacagttagggtatgttgaaaaactccaatcgtattttctccctcaactttaaaaataatttcaaaatcatcctacatcactgcagaagtaccgacccagtctttgcaaagtgaacatgcaaagaagatcaaacagccttaacaaaaaaggtaaaacggcgatATAGGTTATAGCGATTTTgaggttgagggagaacatgagatgggagtttttcgacataccctaactgtcatgaaccggaaaaaagaaacagtccgggcagagtaagacaagatgagcgtttgacattaaaaagtatagaaattgtattattttaattaaaataaccaatcatttcgctagataagacccttcttcctcaattggaatgtttacaaccacattcgggattgtttgaagccgcatttaaactgcattttggaagttcaaaatcaggggaaCCATATCAggccattatatggagaaaatgctgaaatgttttcctcaaagaacAAGCCTCACGTCACAAAGTACAATCTCAAACACTGGGTGGAGTGAAGTAAAACATGCAGATACtggactctggagcagtggAAACCTGTTCTGTGGAGTGATGAATCACTCTTCTATGTTTAGCTGTCTGATGTGAATCTGGGTTTGGCAGACACCATGAGAATCTGGTGTCGGACTGACTGATTTGTGCCAACTGTAGAGTTTAATGAAGGGAAATAATGGTATGGGGATGTTTTTCAGGGGTTGCACTAGGCCCCTTACTTCCAACATTGTGGAAATAGTTCAGGGAAGGTCCATTACTATTCCCGCATGTCTGTGCCCCAGTGTACAAATCCAGGTCCATAAACACATGGTTGGATGAGTTTGATGTGGAAGAACTTCACTGGCCCACACAAAACCCTGACCTCAAGcccatcaaatacttttgataTGAGCTGGAACGGAGACTGTGAGTCAGGCCGTCTCATCCAGCATCAGTGCCTGACCTTACAAATTCTCCACTGGATGATCAGgcaaaaatgatgacagaaacaCTCCAAAATCTAGTGGAAAGCCTTCCCAGAAGAGTGGAAGCTGTTATGGTTGCAATGGGTGAACCAAATCCATATTAAAGGGGACATATgatgttgttaaaaaaatattattttgtgtatttggtgtaatgcgGTTGTGTTTATGCggtttaagataaaaaaaaaaacacattattttccacatactgtacattattgttgctcatCTCTGCCCTGCCTTTCTGAAACACTtcgatttttacaaagctcatcgttCTAAAAAGCGCGGTgttctctgattggtcagctatccggtgtgttgtgattggccgaataccTCAAGCGTGTGATTGGAAAGTTACGCCCCCTACTATGTTGTGATGCTGTTTTCCAGCGTGAcaagataaaaacaataaaacccattataaatgaggcatttgttgcatccagtgtagacataactactaattataatgactcatactgtctttttatGTGTTGTCTTGCGTCGCGTAAACataacaccatgtctgcatttgtcatcgtagaaaaacaaacaacaagcaCTACTCTGCACTGCCCAAAACTTGTGTTTGAAtagtcagtagcaaattctttaaaggggtcatcggatgctaagttcacttttacatgctgtttgaacattaatgtgtgttggcagtgtatgtacaaatctaccctaaaatgataaaaatccatgcagtggtttttaattaatctgtaaaaataatatcccctttttcaaatcaagacattctcagatgcctgtcattgtggcatcacaccaacagaggccgctcccacgatagttgattgacatgagcttcttaccttagatcagctgtaacagtccgccctctttgtttcaatgccggagcagtgATGTAAATTAGACCAGAATATCtgcaattgagcgattgaggtgttttgttgctggatgtaataatgaacatagtggtcgtcatttactcctgacatctgagctgctgaagatgctgtagattacatttgtttgtgaaggaaatgcacctccctgatctacatatatccgtctatgttcacgcaaatcatttgtgatccagcttcacttacagcagaaatgagtataagggtttttttatgaatctttgcgatcgtctttcctaataatgtgctagttagcaagtttagcggctaaacgcagctaatgcggctaaagtaaacagactcgtcacatcacagagagaagagaggggcggggcaagcagagctcatttgcatttaaagcagcctcgaccagaatgagatgatttttgcagagctgattttggcaaggtaaaaagggtgttgttttacacaaccactgaggatttttaaccaaagtatattatagacttttcattaagaccctaaagaatcagatcaacttgtggaaaatgcatccagctttaaatataaaaatgtacttacaggctgtgagtcagaagcgccagactgtccttgcacagttggaattgccccactttatagcCTTAACCCTTTGTGTACAGCtggcattgtaggctactctcccaggttcaggaaacagtcctccgTAAAATACACAGCACCCACTTGAATATTTGCGTTGTACTGTTCcagaacagtgttgtaaatataacttaaccactgatttctaatTGTGTCCTCATTTGGAAGGCTAAACAAAGGGCTTTCGCAATGAAACACAACTGCCATGTCTCCACAACATGGCGGCTGCAACAATACTATGTCCAGTATAAAAAGTTacactttctttctttgcaCATACATATGGGCAGTGTTATGCAAATCCACCCACACTGTGACGTAGACATGTGGGGCCATGTTTGAACGAGCCATTTTAGGAAGGTgtggctgagtcttaacttttaaaataaatatctctttgggtttggGACTTTACAGCTTTGAAACTTTACAGATCTTgtatatgcacaaacagcttgtaacactcaaaagacaaagaaaaacaagaaactgcatcatatgacccctttaatgcataTGTATTTACAAATTAATGTCATTGTAGTCACTATTAGTGTAATAGTCAAGGGTCTCAATACGTTTGTCCATATAGTGTAactgaataatacattttcatagcCACAATActgtatgcaaacttttaaatgttaaagttcATATGGCTCATTGCAAAGCTTTTTCTTCTTGTGTTGAACTCTGCATGATGACACCATTCAAATACTGATTGTTTGATCTTCACTGTCCCCCTGAGGACATCTGTCATGTTTACTGATGTGCAGTACAGCCTGTTTTCctctttaaaactgtaaaatggaGACATTAACAGTCTTAGTGGAACTTCAGTGGAGTTCTGAGAAGCCCCATTTGTTTCTGAACCCTTCTTTCTGTGTAGATCTACACACTGTGGATAGACTCTAAAAACTATGTGGATGTTACACGGTGCTGGTATGCAGAAAACATCTCCTTCCCTCTCAACTTCCTGCTACCCAACCGCATGCACAGCCAGCAGCTGGAGAAGTTGAGGCTCGTGAGGGAAGACCCAGTCCTGGAGCCTGGTGAACAGCTGGAGAAAGAGGTGAGTAtgggaagaagaagaaatgaagattttagtttaaactgcttcacccaaaagtgaaagtttgctgttaatttactcaccctcaggccatccaagaaaTACTGTAGGTTAGGGGTATGCGATACTGACAAAGGAatgatatattgatatattgatagataacaataattaaacaattttgtgtgtttttgtgatggTACCTTGGCTGGTTTAGGCCTGTCatgggtaaataaataaaacaccaaaACTGCCAGTAACCCTGCCTTAATgagtgattcattgaatcattcattcaaatgatttgttcaaacagctgattcatttagaTACTAAACAAGCAACTGTCTTTATAAAtggatcattgaatcattcattcaaattattcattcaaaatgcaggaacaaaacactgcactgttttttgaacagtatgattcttaatgttttttaaagaagtctcttctgctcaccaagcctacaatagtaaaattttaaaatgttttaacgattaaaataactgcttcctTATAGAAGTTATATAAGTATTatagaagttttttttattattatttagcaaggaagcttaaaatttatcaaaagtgaagataaagacatttataatgttacaaaagttttctatatcaggtaaatgctgttcttatgaactttatattcatcaaagaaacctgaaagcaaatcagaacattagaatgatttctgaaggatcatgtgactgcagtaatgatgctaaaaaaaaatttgaaatcacaagaataaattacattctactaaaatatattcaaatagaaaactgttttccttttttttttttttttttgctgtactttggatcaagtaaatgcaggcttggtgagcagaagagacttctttaaaacaaaaacatttaaaaatcttaccgttcaaaaacttctgactggtagtgtaactcACTCAGTATTAACTTCTTGATTATTGAACTCttgtataaaattaatacaacaaATGCAATCACATTCACATGCTATTATTTGGGAAAACGGTGAtattgcttaaaggagaagtccacttccaaaacaaagattcacatattgtgtattcacccccttgtcatccaagatgtttatgtctttctttcttcagtcataaagaaattacgtcttttgaagaaaacatttcagcatttttctccatataatggactgatatggtgccccgattttgaacgattttccaaaatgcagtttaaatgcggcttcaaacgatcccaaatgcagttgtaaagggtcttatctagcgtaacgatctgttattttcattaaaataatgcaatttaaatactttttaatcataaatgcttgtcttgtctcactctccctgaactctgtgtattctggttcaagacagttagggtatgtcgaaaaacttcaatcgtattttctccctcaacttcaaaaatctttccaaaatcaccctatatcgctgcagaagttccaacccagtctttgcaaagtgaacatgcaaagaagatcaaatacctttaacaaaaaagctaaaacagcgatataagatgattttgaagctgagggagaacatgagatgggagtttttcaacataccctaactgtcatgaaccagaaaaaacagtccaggaagagtgagacaagacgagtgtttggcattaaaaagtaaataaattgtttattaaaataacagatcgttatgctagataagacccttctttcttagctgggatcgtttgaagctgcatttaaactgcattttggaagttcaaaatcggggcaccatatcagtccattatatggagaaaaatgctgaaatgttttcctcaaaaaacatcatttctttacgactgaagaaagaaagacatgaacatcttggatgacaagggggtgagtaaattatctgtaaattgttgttctggaagtggactacttCTTTatcatatcacatataaatatgataaataaaaacccATACAGTGATATGTTTTGCTTCATCATGCAGTGAATGCTTTTGGACTCTTAAGATGTGTATACTCATAGATACTTGATAATATCAGCTCACACATGGGTTATTTAGGATATTACTGTAGATGATAAATATCTCACACACCCCTACTGTAGCGGACCAGTAGAGCAgaaaagaagatttttagctgaaattgTGGTTCTTGCTAAGTCCtaaaatgcaagtcaatggctgccatcattttaaatcacaaaaaaaagcaaatacagACAAGTTAAAATTAATACCTGTGCCTCCTGATAATCTgttgaggtcttatgaagtgaaCCGATCGGTCtctgcaagaaactgaacattatttacaacattattatctGTAATCCATTGCTGCAATCTAAACACATAACCAAATTTGGGTTAGCAATTTAAGCTGTTTTAGTTTACTGTAACTTTTCTAAAATGATTTCACTAGTTATCAAGGcagtataataaatgtttactgtATGCTAAAACAAAAGCAATCCAAGTAATCCAAAATTATGTCATCGAAagattattttatcttattatgTCAACATAAGCTGTTACATTCAAACCATGAGAACACATTACAGACCATTCCATTAGAGAACACATTTCTATATGTAAACTTTGTTTTGGTGGTCTACATTTGTTTCAAAGACACTTCTGGATTGTTCTGCTGGATCTCCATCATATGTTTACACAACAGAAAGAATTGGGTCAGATGACTGATTGCCATAGCAACATGTCTTTGTGTTATCACTGCTTTGGTGGGTTTAGAGGAAGGCTATGGAGGAGACAGATTTGAGCAAAAATACTGCCAGTAGTTTTtggaaattaaacatttttgtttgtgttttgctttgtaGCTTTATCGTGATGCGTTTGAATGTATGACTCTCCTATCGCAGAGACTGGGGTCACAGAAATTCTTCTTCGGAGACTCGTAAGCAACACCTGTGtaatgtgtatgtttttgtttttgtgtgtgagaTGATGTGCATCTGTGACCGTGATGTTTCATGTGCTTGCAGTCCCTCATCGCTGGACGCGTATGTGTTTGCACACCTGGCTCCTCTGCTGAAGATCAAACTGCCAAATGGAAAACTCCAGCAGCACCTCAACTCTCTGAACAACCTGCAGCAGTACTGCACCAACATCCTAGCACTCTACTTCCCTTCTGACGCACGAGGTGCTCGCTATCACTTTATACTGCGctaaaaaagcattttgctCTAGTATTTCTAGTAGTAGTCATAGAAGTAGtcgtataaatattttattttttagttatatttttgggcttttttgcccaaaacaacaacaatgtaatttattatggttagttttggtaataataataataataataataataataataatgtatgaatataatttaaataaaaatacaaaatagtagttttagtgttttattattattattattattattattattattattattattataataataataataataataataataataatgcttggtttaatacagtttttttttaaattaaattaacaatgaTAATATAGTAGTAGGAGTGGCAATAACACTAGTAGAAAATAAGTAATATTACCCTAATTGAACTTCCAGTAAACATACGCTAATATGTTTAATTTCTTATTCCTCTTCctaatatcaatattaatattaatattaataataatacaaatagtaATACAAAATTTACAgcaataacaatttaatttattatggttaattataataataataataagataaattataattagtagtcgtagtagtagtagtagtagtattataaatataatacaaataataatacaaaattacagcaacaacaatttaatttattatagttaattttataataataataataataataataataataataataatataattagtagtagtagtagtagtagtagtagtagtagtatgaatagtatgaatataatataaagaaaattcagaataactacctttaatataatattttagtaataataatgataaaaataataatccttattatatcattattagAGGTGgtagtagtagttgtagtagTGGTATGAATagtataaatatacagtagtataaatataaatccaaaataataacattttatgtatatctatgttttattagtaatagtaatataaatataaatataaaaatacaaaaagtaataccaaaaaattacagtaacaatttaattttttaatggtttattttaattttaattatactaatactaaaactaataataatattaataatactacttatttagtagtagtagtagtagtatgaatataatataaataaaaattaaatactacataattcccatttttttttataaataataataataataataataataataataataatgcttaataagttttattaaatgaaattaacaatgataataaagTAGTAGTAGCAGGAGAAGTAGCActagtaataatataatttaatttagaattattattattattattattattactatagttattttaaactagCCTTAATGAATTAGAtcataattagtagtagtagtagtagtagtagtagtagtagtagtagttgtagtaaatgaatataatataaataatacaaaattcaatgcaaaaacttgtttaaaaattttttttattattattattgttgttattattgttatttacaatactgatgttttttaatatagttctaaaaaaattgttgttaaaATGGAAAGTAaactaaattaacaaataatatttgagccattttttttttttttttggacctgGTATAATGGGAACGCAAAGACAACAGGGTTTCTTTCATTCTGTTGACTTTTTGGTCCACTTAAAGGGGTCTGAGCATGGTTCATTTAAAGTGGACTAAACAAACCTAGGGTGACCACCCAATTCTCTTCACTCTCATACAAAAGATGCTCTTTCTGTCGCTTACATGTGTAACATAAATTGGCGCATATGACGAGAtgtaaatcagtttttacataGCATAATAGTAGTAAATGTATCTGTCTCACACGTGTCCTGCAAAATCACATCTACTGTTCCGTAACAGATCtattgccaggtggtcaccctaaactaaccctaaacctttTCATTGAAACTaaccaaattaaaatgtacttttttcagAGGCAACAAGTCGCAAGATTCACGTTCAGCCTGAAAGCAGCGATTTCGACAACGAGCCCCACAAGCGGCGTAACCAGATTCTGTCTGTTCTGTTCGCTGTGGGAGCCATGCTGGGTTACGCCATCCTCACCGGGATCGTTACGATCAAGCGTGAACGGCCCCAGCTGAAGAACTCCATCCACGATGATGGAGATGAAGACGACGAGGACTAAATAAAGAAggaaacatgagatgggagccACAAGGGACACAAGCGCACATTAATGCTCACCTGCCATTCAGAGTGAAGCTGCATATACTATTACCTCAGTATCTCCCATCATGCATGTGCGCTCGCTTGATGTAGCCTCAAGTGAGCCCATATTGGtgcttttaattattgttaatataattGTTACTATAATAGCTGTGATCTGTAATTTTGTCAGGTCTCACACAGGCATTTTGACTTGATTTACAGGTCATTAAACGATGTGAcacagttttatgttttatctCCTAGTCTGCATTCAGGTAAAAAATGCAACATCAAAAAACACTGGGTCACATTCAtcttaaatgttaaaaagataaACTCCAATATGAGAAAATTGGTCTGTGCTCTATTTTAATGGTACTACTTTTTACGTTGCAATCCATGCTTGTATACATccattatgttttaacatttttagacaaactttaaatattatattaatttagtgCAGTGACCTGATATGCTGTCCTGCAGAATAAACATGCTGTCAAGCGATATTAACGTTTCCACCGCAATGCAGTGCAGAGCAAACTTGTCTGACTTCTTATCTTAAACCAACCATCTAGGAGCTCTTTGACCACTCAAGACCAAAAGCTTTATAAATCAGCCAGATTTGAAAGCTCTCCTGAGAACTGCTGAGGACAACTTTGTTATTTCATGCCAAATATTGCAGTTAAGTCAGAGTCTGTGGCCATTATACAGCTGTGTTTCTTTGTCTCAATCTCTCACCAGAAACCCAAACCACACTGGGGtcgtcctttttttttttcactagctTGAGCCTTCTCAAAACAACTTTACTGTCCTTACTGGTGCAACTGTAAAATCTTGACAGGAGTTCTCATTTATTGCAAAGTGTTTTGTTTGGTACAAATGCTGCTGTATATCTTCTGAATTTTGTTagtctataaaaaataaaaaggaatcaGCATGCATGTACTTTGAAGCAGTATTTAACAGCTTCAACAACAAAGTAGGGTACACCGTTTGAAGTCTTTTTGTCTGGATTCTTTTAGCATTAAGAACATGCATCAAGGCGTCAGTGTGTCCAATATCATAGGATGAAGAGGGTTGTTTACCCAGCTTGCACATGTTTAACTTTATTGTTGTTCTATAATCTTTGGGATGTATCTTGATCAAAATTCTTTCTGGTAGACTTGTTCCAATTACGCTGCTGTTTAGTGTCAAGTTCGACATTTAGCTGAAAATTGCTGCAGCCCACATTCCCTGGGTTTTGTGATGTCTGTGTTATGTATGTAATGTGAGAGTGTTTCAGATGTGAAATGGAAGACCAAACATTGCAACCACTGTGGTGAGTCAACCGGGGTCACTCACAGTTTGGGTGAACCAATCAATGGCAAAAAGTTCCATAGGTTTGCTGctactaaattatttttgtcatgAGTGTAAAGTTGTGTTGAATCTTAAACTAAGTGGCTTGTGTTTTAAAGTTGGTTAcgtttcaaattctaaaaagaGATAAAGTAGAAAAAGTAGGCAGATGGAACATGTTAGTTAATAAGCacacgtatgtctgcaagatgtctgttaaaaatcgcttgatctggaaagcatctgctgtatGCAAATATCTGACAAGTCTTTACAATGTCAGTATTAcataccctgatagcacaggaCATGGAGATGTCTAtctgatgtctgcatttacatcggGATGatgttt of the Labeo rohita strain BAU-BD-2019 chromosome 19, IGBB_LRoh.1.0, whole genome shotgun sequence genome contains:
- the mtx1b gene encoding metaxin-1b, yielding MAAPLELFCWKGDYGLPSVDVDCLTVLAYAKFAGAPLKVHKITNPWRSPTGTLPALKTREEGSISQPSKIIIHLRKQKYNADYDLSAKEGADTLAFVSLLEEKLLPALIYTLWIDSKNYVDVTRCWYAENISFPLNFLLPNRMHSQQLEKLRLVREDPVLEPGEQLEKELYRDAFECMTLLSQRLGSQKFFFGDSPSSLDAYVFAHLAPLLKIKLPNGKLQQHLNSLNNLQQYCTNILALYFPSDAREATSRKIHVQPESSDFDNEPHKRRNQILSVLFAVGAMLGYAILTGIVTIKRERPQLKNSIHDDGDEDDED